GGTGCGCTCCCGCCACTGCCGAACGCCCATCGACCTCCTCTACGACGCCCGTGAGGACGAGGAACTCTTCTACTACGAGGCGGAAGCGAAGCTCAACCGCACGATGACCAAGCTCGCCGCAACCGGCCTCGAGGGGCGCAAGGCCGCGCACCTGCGAGTCGAGTACCGCGAACAAGCAGCCGTCCTGGAGGAGGCGCGTCAGGCCCTGGTCCAGGCCCACGCTCAACTTCAACTCGCACGTTCTGAGGCGCCATGCTGCACGGAGGAATGAACGCAACCGCAGTCACCGGGAGTGAGCTACACCACCTTCTCCTCGCCCTGCTGGAGACAACGCACTCGCGCCTCTGGATCACGCAGTTCATTCTAGACGCTAGGCCCGATTTCGACGACGGCCGCCTCGTACGCACGCTCATGCATGCGGTCGCAGAGACGGCCTACAGAGGCGTGGACGTCCGAGTGCTCATCCCGGACGTGAGCGCTCCATCGGGACCTGAGTACGACGTCAACTACCCAGCAGCGATGTTCTTGGCCAACCGCGGCGTCGACGTCAGGCGGTACCGACCGACGAAGCAGCGCCCCCATCTCCACTCGAAGGTCACGATACTGGACGCCGACGTCGCGGTCATAGGCAACGCGAACTGGACGCCAGGAGCTTTCAGCCAGAACTTCGAAGTCTCCGTCGCCGTTCGAAGTCCTCAGACGGTTCGAACGCTCGATGGCTGGTTCTCTCGGCTGTGGGCGCAAAGCGAGCGGGCCTTCCCGACGCGCATCCACAGCGCACCGCAGTACTACCCATCAGACCGGTCACCGAACAATGGCTCGACCCGGCGCCGCATAGCAGAGCTACGCGTCCGCGCGCGGGTGCTGGCACAGTTCGATCCTGCGCTCAGCGTCGACCTACTCTCCGGGCAGCGATACGTTCGCCGAGTAGAGGAACTCGTCCGCGCTGCTAAATCTAGGGTAGTCGTCGTGATGCTAGGGCTGATGGCGAACCAGAACCGACGCCTTCACCCGCTGCTGGACGGCCTGATCGACGCTCACCGCCGCGGCGTGGACGTCCGCGTCCTGGGTGATGCGCGCGAAGGAGCCGCGAAGGACTGGATGAGTGACGCCGAGGTCCTCTCGGAAGCAGGCGTCGCCGTTCTCCGATGGTCTGGGACACGCCTTCACTCCCGCACCGTCGTGATCGACGACACGGCAGTAGTCGGTTCGGTTGGATGGACAGTGCAAAGCGTCATGAACTCGGAAGAAGTTTCCATTCAGCTGTCATCAGGCCACGCGGCAAATGAGATCTGCAGACTCTTGGATGTGGTGTGGAAGGCGCACCAACTTCCCGCCACCGAGACGGGGCATGGAAGCGTCTGACTGGGAGAAGCGGAAGCCGCTCAAGCCGACCGCGAAGCCGGATACGAGCGGCAGCGGATCTGGCACTGGCGGAGGCAAGGGCAGCTTGCCCTCGGAACAGCGGCAACCACACGGGGACAGCGCCAGTGCCCTGCCACCCCATCTGCGAGGAGACTCCGGTAGTCGCGGGGGCGGCGATAGTGGCGGAGGCGACGCAGGTGCTCCACCTCCCGGCGGGGGAGACGCTGAGCGCCCGCCCCCGCAAGGGGACCCGCCACCCCAGCAGGGTGGCCCGCCGCCCGACGGAGAACCGCCATCAGGGGGACCCTCGGACGGGCCATTCGGCGGGTCGCCGCCACCAGCGACGCCTGGCGACGAGAACTGGGATGTGCCGCCGGGAATCTCGCCGCCAGAACTTCCGCGGCCTGAGGAGCCAGGCGGAGGTGGTTCTGGCATTCCAGACTTCGGTGAGCCGGGTAGCAGCCGGTTTGGCTCGGGTCGCACGCCGGTGGTTAGGCGCTCACAAGGGCCCGTCTGCCCCCC
This is a stretch of genomic DNA from Sandaracinaceae bacterium. It encodes these proteins:
- a CDS encoding phospholipase D-like domain-containing protein is translated as MNATAVTGSELHHLLLALLETTHSRLWITQFILDARPDFDDGRLVRTLMHAVAETAYRGVDVRVLIPDVSAPSGPEYDVNYPAAMFLANRGVDVRRYRPTKQRPHLHSKVTILDADVAVIGNANWTPGAFSQNFEVSVAVRSPQTVRTLDGWFSRLWAQSERAFPTRIHSAPQYYPSDRSPNNGSTRRRIAELRVRARVLAQFDPALSVDLLSGQRYVRRVEELVRAAKSRVVVVMLGLMANQNRRLHPLLDGLIDAHRRGVDVRVLGDAREGAAKDWMSDAEVLSEAGVAVLRWSGTRLHSRTVVIDDTAVVGSVGWTVQSVMNSEEVSIQLSSGHAANEICRLLDVVWKAHQLPATETGHGSV